The sequence below is a genomic window from Hydractinia symbiolongicarpus strain clone_291-10 chromosome 10, HSymV2.1, whole genome shotgun sequence.
ACAAACAGGAGTTCTTTGATTTTGTCTAAATAGAAAAGTACATATATGGTTATTAAAGTAGTGTGAACAAGTAACATCTCTTTGTCTTAACCTCCTTACTTTAGGGGGCATTTAAATTTTTGCGCATAGAATATATGTTTAAAACTTTGAGATGCACAGAGACTGTTTCTGTTAACGTGCATATTTCACTAACTTTTTTTGTCGCCATTTGGAATAATAGTGTGCTTTATCAAcagaaaatcttaaaaacatGTGCAGCAATAAAAGTTATGCAAATGCAATTGTAGACGCTTGCTTGAAAATATGGTGTAGCAAATACAGACCACTAAATGGCTCCTAAGATCCATggaatttacaaaatatatatacgaATTACTTACCAGATAACTTGgaggtgttttttttattaatcagTTTTTCACTGTGTTTCAAAGTAGTACTGCACATAACTAAAACAAAATCTGATTTTTCTACGCTATTCAATATGTACAATTGTTTGTTATGACTTTCTAATGTTTCAAATATGTCAGCTCTTGCATCAATAGCCATACTACGAAGATATGCTGTTAGTTCTCTAATATTATCCATATGTTCCTCACTTTCTGGAAAATACACAATAAATACTTTTGGTGGATTTTCACTTTGTAATGCATTTATTTCGTTATTATCACCACTGCTTAAAATATCACCGTTGTTTATAACAGTTCCATTccctaaaatataaatatcacAAATAGAGCACACCTCTTAAACAGTTGGTAACAAATTTACAACTTtgaggaaaaaaatatttcaaatttacaaaaatatccTAATACATAGATTTAAAACACTACGCAACATTTCCACTACATCAAAACAATTAATTCAATTGGCTGGCACATCATGGCTTAAACTTTATTCCTAACATgacttatcattttttattttttactagcCTTGAACAGAATCTTACCACACACTTATCTTTATAAAAGTTACCAAATATATGATAGTATCTGTATCTGTAGATGAAGTAAAAGTATAGTGCCAGTTACTCAACCGCGCTATCTATACACGGTGTGTGTACGAAGTGAAAGAATTATTGTCAGTCAAAGATTCATTCAAAGTAGAAGTTATACACAGTTATTAAGAGTAATTTTACATTCTTTATTTAATCCaacaatatatacatatatatatatatatatcacagTATCGTTTAGATAGTTATCACCTTCACACAAGCTTACAGTAGTGTCAAACTTTCGTTGTTATTATTAACCTATTGCTACAGAGCTGAAAATGACAGGACAAACCCCAACTAAGCTTTTATCCAATcaattaaaaacatatataaatttaaattactttcttaaatattgctaaaacaaacaaactttaaacaagttcaaaaaaatttcaactaATTGACAAATACCTTGCTTTTCCTCTCTCAAATTTACAAATCCAGTATCTTTATCCAATCGACAGTTTTGCTCATTAATAAGCTTATGAAGTTGagagaaatttttgttttgcacttctacaaaaatataaacacataTTCATTTCATAATTAGTGTTAGTCTGACGCTTTTGACTGTCTGACTTGCAGTAGGCCTTAATCCTACTGGGAAAGCATAAAAAGCTTTAACAAACAAagccagtctttttcaggaatatttgagtaggtgtgcgatgattcgcacatgtaaatcaagtaacgcgtgcgatATAAAACGCACATGCAAAGAATGTTAACAGCCTGCCATAGGGGCTctgaggttatttttgttgcgcattcaatttgcggtagaaaagtgggaaACATTTTAAATTGTGAACCACAAACACAATGATCAAGCGTCTaatggtatagcgactctctcaatcttaacttccttctctacatgtccgaaaaagtatgcatgactatactgtcatttttatatttcttgtttattttacagGTCATCagaagcaaataggcaaaaatatgctttgttttcaaattaaaaaaaaatccttattcgcgtggtttaaataaaacttcaaaattcattcagaaatttcagctacactttaacaaaatttttacagaaaaaaaaatatattgcatgtggGCTTTGTtcttacaggcataaagaaaaaatccattaaattcggacctgctatggtttccaattgttttgtcaaataaagaaattatctacaattaaatccatgataaaacgTCTATTCCGCATGTAAGTGcatttttgcagacttgcttcatccgtgctccgtcggcgctTACCTCCACATTTGTTAAGaacgcatggctggatttcttggtaagaactggttaccaacgacaaagggggcaggcaaaagagatttatgtctacgtagttcttttaactaagtcaggagtcggtgaattagctaggatggtcaggttggctatgaataggcttgctcgtagATTAAAAGGACctggactattcaataatttctgagatctaaaagtgtttgACCAAGATGGATATCTATCGtacgttttgtctgacgagtccccaaaaattatttcgagggctgccattgcacactacaaaatggattttataggttgattttaaaaaatcaatatttatttttcaggcatgCGATTactcacacgcctgaaacgatttaggcgtgcATATTATTTTTGAGAAATCTAGgggattattttatttaaaataattttaatgctttaaaaacaatgttattttttatatattgaacTGGTAATTTACCACAAGGCCTTCTTTAATTAAATTGGAAAAGTTATTATTCATTGTGGAAAAAAGACTTACTGTTTTCCATGCTTTGAAGGAGttcattacatatttttttagaaaaagcatGGCATGTTGTATAGAAAACGCtgcaaaaaatagatttttatgcAAGACAAACAATGCAACAACACTAATTTGTGATTCTTTGGTATATTGGGTAAATGATCACTTTACATGCTTATAGTTTGAAGTGTGCAATAATGCAGATTTGCGAGTTCAGGTTTACCACAAGATTCACTAGTCTTCATAGACTTGACAAAGCCTGATTGTGTGAGTCAGGAAGAACTCACCCACTCTACGGTCAAGCCCTGTCTACCTAACTTttgcagtttcaaaaaataataactCAAACAGGCAATATGTAATTAAGATTAAAACACATCATTCAACAAAAACCAGCGAAATAAGGAATTGGAGCCAACCTTTTTTAGCGTCTTCCACAACCTCCACTGCATCTGGACGTTTCAGCTCTTGAAGAGCTACTTTTAAATTCTCCATTG
It includes:
- the LOC130612672 gene encoding uncharacterized protein LOC130612672, which encodes MTMDIVPAGLFPEHLLVEIGALLSPDNPLNRDVRDLAGILDFSNEEIHYICTKDFPFKYMLDQWCKRVGDEATMENLKVALQELKRPDAVEVVEDAKKEVQNKNFSQLHKLINEQNCRLDKDTGFVNLREEKQGNGTVINNGDILSSGDNNEINALQSENPPKVFIVYFPESEEHMDNIRELTAYLRSMAIDARADIFETLESHNKQLYILNSVEKSDFVLVMCSTTLKHSEKLINKKNTSKLSDKIKELLFVMNLVISDIYRKKSKSCKYIPVLLPNCKDSDVLRTLIAPKRYRIPNDYDSLVRRLFKIETYMLPQVTGKTKKTFLPRLFQH